One Callospermophilus lateralis isolate mCalLat2 chromosome 13, mCalLat2.hap1, whole genome shotgun sequence genomic window, acacacaaaaaaactaaaaagcaaAATTAGAACATGACCATCATAATAGACTGTTAAAACAGAAATATAAAGTGAGATGGTCATCTAGATCATCCCACTGGCAACTAATGAGCAGTGCTCTCAAAAACTGTGCCAAAAAGATACTAATCTCTCCCTCAGTGCTTCAGGGAAATCAAATCAAATTGGGAGGTATGATCTATTCCTGATTCTATGCTGATTCTTTTCCAAGctccaaaaataattttcatCATGTCTCACTATTCTGCCCATTTCCTTCCCCAAATGCCAGGTCAAGTTTTTTACTACCACAACCCTCATATCTCTGCTTGCCTTCCAATATCAAGGAATATTTCCATTttgaccctgaaatttttaacagTTAATAAACTGTACAAGTTAATGGCTGAGTAGATATTCCATGACCATGTAATGATCACTGAATCCACAATTTAACTTTTTCCCTATGCATCAGACAAGAGGAACAATCAGCAACAAATTACATGACCAATTTCTCAAAGAGACTTTCCTTACAATCCTAACTCTACCCTCCAAAATATAAGCTACCTTCTACTActctacattttattttcttcaaaacaagcaatattattttaaagaatCCATTAAACTGTTAATGTATTACCCCATGAGAATGTAAGTCTTCAAGAGTAGATAAGggttgtcttttctttctttctttctttttttttgttttgtggtactggggattgaacccaaggatgttctaccactaagacacattcccagcactttatttttgtttgtttgaattttttttgcagtgctggggactgacctttttttattttttgagacagggtcccactaattgctgaggcttgccttgaacttgtgatcctcctgcctcagcctcccaaattgctggtattacaggcatgaaccactggGCCCAGCTAAAATGACTAGAAATTTCTTAGAATAAGCAAAGAAGCATCGATAAAACCCGAGATCCATAAAGAAAGACCAATAGCAAATTAAGTAACGAAAGAATTTTTGTCAATGTGGTTAACGAAACATCACCAAACTTAGATTATATTCATGTTCACTTTTTTGACTAGAAATTGAGCCTATTATCATAGTCTTCATGAACTTCAGCATGTTAATACCTAATGTAGAAATCAAACTATTCCATTTTAGCAGACAAAATATTCTTTCTTAACATTAGGAAAccagggaatatagctcagttggtagagtgcttacctcaaatacacaaggccctgggttcaatccccagcaccattaaaaaaaaaaaaagctcatttttttttttttttaaataaaataaaatttaggaaACCATTCCAAAGAGCTACGGTATTAAGAAGAAAGAAGACTCACCATTGGGAAACTGTGTAGAGGCAAATCTTGTCAACAAGATACCAGCTCCTTCAATTAAAGCTAGGAGAATGCCACCCATTGCAGCTGACCCAACCATGGCCACTGGACCATCTGAAGACAATAACAAAGAGATTACTTTAAACGAAAGTGCTATCTGTATGGCATTCCCATTCCCAAACTCTTTCTCATTGTCTAGGACCCATAGTCAGCAAACTATGGTCCACAGGTCTAATTCAGGCCACTGCCTACTTTTGAAAATAGGTTGTATTAGAACACAGCCATGTTCTTTCACTTATACATTAGCTATGGATGCTTTCACACTATGACAGCAGAGCTAatttgttgtgacaaggatcacAAAGTCCACAAAGCTTAAAATAATTACTATCTATCTGGCCTTTTACAAAAAAAAGTTTGCTCACCCCTAGGCTAAACCACAAAGTCCAAAGGAATTCTGGTTTGCTCTCTGTCTCAAAGATCCAGAAGTTGTTTTTAAGCTTTTTATTCAATATGGCAGGTACTATTATTAATTCTAGAGTAATGATGAAATCATAGCACAAAAAGTTTGGCAGACTGCCAGGTCATACAGGTAATAAATGACCTGAGCAGGACCTATAGTGCTCTTAACCATTCTCATGCACGGGTTAGAACTCCATGTTATATCCTCAAACATTCCAAATACATAGccttacactttttttttccccctcaaatgACCACATATATTCATGCTACGTCAAATTAAGCAATGTTCATTTTTTATCTTACAGATGTCACTAAATTAAGACAGGAGAGGGCTTCCCAAAAAGTCTGTCTATAATGATTGCTTACTTCTTGCTGCCAGTATAGCTCCTGTTAAGGCACCACTAGTGATGGAGTTCCAGGGATCTTCTTTTCCTCTGACTTGAACCATACTACAGTCAATCATAGAGAACAGGCCTCCCCAAACCGCAAAACTACCTATTTcatcataaaaacaaacaaatacacaTAAAAATTTCTTTTAACCCTTAAACTGTTCATTTGAAACAACATTTACCACATTTGCGAAATTCTCACACTCCAAATATGTACAAACACTGAACAAAAGTCAGAAtactttatcttttcttttctttttttaatattttatttacattttagtttttggcagacacaacatctttgtatgtggtgctgaggattgaacccgggccacacgcatgccaggtgagcgtgctaccgcttgagccacatccccagccccacttcatcttttctttttggtggtactgTGGATCATTAGGCAAGGGATGACTTGCCACTCcagttacatcctcagccctaaatttttccttctttctttttttggtactatatattgaacccaggggtgttcttccactgagccaccttcttggcactttttattttgagatacagtctaagttgctgagggttttgctaaattgctgagactgggctcaaacttgggatcctcctgcctcagtctcccaagctgctaaaattacaagtgtatgccaccacacctgcattacaatttttacttCTAAGGAATGACAAGTAAAAAGTTTTCTTATGTcttaagaaaacagttgtctCCACTTGGCTATATCTTTGATGTGAatataatttccatttttttcatcTCCCTTTTCTCAGCTTCTGAATAACCAAGTTTTATAAGCACAATGCAAGCACCAATCCTTGCACAATGAGTAAAAGAGAACCTTGGAGAAAAACCCAACCAGCTtgatcagtttctctcttatgaaATCCTAACCCTTCAGATCACATTCTCTTCAACTTTACATTACTCCAGAAACTATTTATTACTGACTCACCAAcacactgtttttttttgttgttgttgttgttttttctggagcagggaaagggaaaaaaatttttaaacccTGAACATCTGAAGGATAGACACAAGATTCTCAAGTATATGCAATAATTCAGTTAACTTTCCCACACATAAATCAAGAACTTATAGGGATCCTAGTTTGTGACAAGATGTTAAACTAAAATCCTCACTGGCATAATCTAAactaacaaaaaaaatatataatagttTCATCATCAAATTAACAGAAAAAAACAGACTAGAGTACAAATGGAAAATACTGCTTACCTCCCAATTGTGGAGCCCTGGTTCTAATAGCTGTCAAACTCCCTCGTAGTCTGTGGTTTACTCCCTATCACAAAACAAAAGGAATCAGTCCAGATTACtacacattagatgtataagacaTTACTAACCTGCT contains:
- the Timm17a gene encoding mitochondrial import inner membrane translocase subunit Tim17-A: MEEYAREPCPWRIVDDCGGAFTMGTIGGGIFQAIKGFRNSPVGVNHRLRGSLTAIRTRAPQLGGSFAVWGGLFSMIDCSMVQVRGKEDPWNSITSGALTGAILAARNGPVAMVGSAAMGGILLALIEGAGILLTRFASTQFPNGPQFAEDPSQLPSTQLPSSPFGDYRQYQ